One region of Rana temporaria chromosome 9, aRanTem1.1, whole genome shotgun sequence genomic DNA includes:
- the POLR2I gene encoding DNA-directed RNA polymerase II subunit RPB9 — protein MFSESFPEQGMEPDGTYQQGFVGIRFCQECNNMLYPKEDKENRILLYACRNCDYQQEADNCCIYVNKITHEVDELTQIIADVSQDPTLPRTEDHPCSKCGHKEAVFFQSHSLKAEDAMRLYYVCTAPHCGHRWTE, from the exons ATGTTTTCAGAATCATTTCCGGAGCAAGGGATGGAGCCGGACGGAACGTACCAGCAGGGCTTCGTAGGGATCCGTTTCTGTCAGGAATG caacaACATGTTGTATCCTAAAGAAGACAAAGAAAATCGTATCCTGCTTTATGCG TGTCGAAACTGTGACTACCAGCAGGAGGCTGATAACTGCTGCATTTATGTCAATAAAATCACACATGAAGTAGA TGAACTGACTCAGATCATCGCTGATGTATCTCAGGACCCCACACTGCCCCGTACAGAGGATCATCCCTGTTCAAA ATGTGGACATAAAGAAGCCGTATTCTTCCAGTCTCACAGTTTAAAAGCTGAG GATGCCATGagattgtattatgtctgcacCGCTCCGCACTGTGGTCATCGCTGGACTGAGTGA